GCGAGACCAGCTACTcctttgcttttctcttttttcttattttctctctttacttTACAAGTATATTGAAGATACATGAGGAAGGCAAAAATCAATGCAAAAGATCGTTGGTAGACTTTCTATACAAAACTCAAAATGATTGTGGAAAGAATATCACCAACATATATTGGAGCAATTCTTCCAATGTTCAAACAATTTTAATAAGGCAAGAATGAGAACGAATTGTTGAGCATGCTGCGCTAGATGTAGCGACtactttcaacactccccttcaagtgggGCGTAGAGATTCAACAGCCCCACTTGATTTTAATATGCTTTGTAGAAAGTCCTTTAGCAAACCCATTGACCAGCTGCTTTGTGCTCCTACTTATGGTGTTTCAATGACTCCTTTTTGGACTTTTTCACATACATAATGACAATCACTTTCTATGTGTTTGGTAcattcttgaaaaattgaatttgcttCTATATAAATTGTAGCTTGGTTCTCACATTGTATGAGAATGGGAGAGTTGATAACAAATCCATGCTCTTGGATGAGTGATTTTACCCAAATAAGCTCTCTTGAGGTAGTCGACATTGCTATGTATTTTGCCTCGGCAATGGATGAGTTGATAACAATatgttgttttttgcttttctaagAAACAAGGTTTTCACCAACATAAATGCAATAACCTGCCATATATCTTCTATCTGAAGCGCCgacccagtctgcatctgagtaACCTCGTATATTAACACTTACATTCACTTTCCACCACAAACCTTGCCATGGagtattttttaagtttttgagaATTCTTTCAACTGCTTTGATATGATCTGCTTTAGGAGAATGCATTTGTTGACTTACCAAGCTGACAACATAATTGATGTTGTGACAGCAAGATAGATTACTTTCCACAAGTCTGTGATAGCTTGCCACATTTTCAATGGGGTCATCCTTGGTGTTGTCAAGTTTATGGTACACTTCTATGGGCGTGTCTGCCGGCCTAATACTtgtttatcttgtttttttaagtAAATCAATTATGTACATGTGTTGTCTCAGAAAAATGCCTTTCCTAGACCTAGCGATTTCTATCTCCAAAAAGTACTTTAGTATGCTAAGGTCCTTGATCTCAAAAGTATTGTGAAGATAGCACTTGGTATGAGCTATCCCCTGTTCATCATTGCATGTAATTATTATGTCATCCATATAAACCAATACAACAATAATTTTATCATTCGATCTTTTGATGAAAGCTGAATTATCTGAATAGCATATGGTGAATTTTGTGCTCTCCAATGCATTGCTTAATTTTTGGTACCATGCTTTGGAAGATTGCTTCAATCCGTAAATCAACTTCATGAGTACGCAAGCTAGATTTAGATTACATTTCATAAAGTGGTTTGGTGGAAGgttcatatagacttcttcttAGAGGTCATCCTGTAAAAGAGCATTCTTCTCATCTAATTGAAACAATGGCTACTCAAAATTGCAAGCAATGGATAGGAAAATTCTGATGGTAGTCATTTTCTCTTTAGGGGCAAAAGTTTCTTTGTAGTCGAACCCTTGggtttgagtataccctttagCGACAAGACGTGTCTTATGGCGTTCAATGAAGCCACCACTCTTGTACTTGGTTTTCAAGATCCACTTGCATCCAACTGCACGTTTTCCCATTGAGAGAGTAACTAGTTCCCGTGTACGATTTTTGTGTAGAGCATCTAGCTCTTCATGCATGGCTTCAACCCAAATCATTTGGTCTTTGGCTTCCTAGTAAGTGGTGGGATCTCTTTGCTTTTCAATATGGCGGAAGAAGGTCGCATGGTGTTTGGTGTGACGATgataacttaaaattttttataaaggatGAGTAACTACAATGTAAGTGACAAAGTCTACCAAATGTCTAGGTAGCTGAATGTTTCGAGAAGATCTTCTTAGAATGGGTTCAGACGGGTGAGATTCTTTGGTCTCCAATTAAGGTTGAATTGGATCTATAGTTCTAATTCCAATGCCTTGATCGACTTGAGGTTCAAATGAGACTTCAATATTGTTTGGATCAGATTAAAGGCTTTCAATGGTCTCTCTTTCTTCAGGGTCACTATGGTGATGAGTTATGGTGATATCAAAACCATTGTGCTACAGAATGTTAGGGGTGACCATGTTTTTGTGCTTGAAACTATCCTCCCCTTGCCTTGCATAGTTAGAGAAATATGGACTTTTTCCATAAAATACTAAATTGCAAGAGATATGAATATGCTTGGCGGCAACGTCATagcatttgtatcccttttttgtaGATTTGTAGtccaagaaaatgcattttttttttgctttgtaaCTGAGTTTGTCTGCTGTTTTATTCTTAACATAGACAATACATCCAAAAATTCTTTTGTGGacaactttaatttttttttttcttgaggaCTTCCAATAGAGTTTTTCAGCAAGAATTCTTGTGGGTGTGCGGTTGATAGTATAACAAGCTGTCTGTATCACTCCAAAAGGAGCATTCAtttcaaacaataaaaacataGTAATTTCTAGAAggtgacaattttttttttgttccgccaccccattttgttggggtaTATAAACACAAGTGAATTGATGGTCCATCccactttcttttttaaattgttcgaaaaaatggtttttatatTCAGTACCATTGTTAGATCGAAGACATTTTATacattttcaaattaagtttcaaccattttgtaaaattctagaaattttgcaaaaacttTATCCTtggtttttaataaataaattcaagtaattttggaaaaaacatcaataaatgtaagataataacaaaaattagaGTATGAGTTCACCGAAATCGGTCCCCACATATCAGTATGCACTAGATCAAATGGAGacataacattttttaaagattCATGGAACAGAAGTCTAAAACATTTTAACATACTTGCAAGTTTTACAAATATGTAagtcataattcaaatttggtaataaaatattcaagacATAATGGGTGGCCAAGTCTCCGATGCTAAAGTTCCCTATCTCGATTGATTTGGGCAGTCAAGGcacattcattaattttcagcaTATATAGCCCTTTTTCCAAAGTTCCTTCACCATTCTTCCTCTTCGATATAGGGTCCTACAATACAACACTAGTGAGGGAGAAAATAGATTgacaatttaaattttcaacGATTTTTTAAACAGACAACAAGTTAGTTGAGGGATGAGGCATATAAAGCAATTTAGATTTAAAACCATTTCTAAGAAAATCTAACTCTCTTTCTCCTTAAACATGCATAGAGGAGCCATTCACAATAACGACAGAATTTTTCTTGGCATAGAAGAATAATTGCTAAGGTTATGGTAGTTCATAAACATATGATCACTAGCTCCAGAATCGACTATCCAATAGTTAAACAATAAGGAAATAAGAGCATTACTAGTAACACATGCTGCAGTACCATTTTGCTACTCTTTAACGTGATGGTCATTAACATTTTTAAgcaattcatttatttttttctagtACCTAAGGAAGATCCGAAGTATCCAAAGCTTTGGCTAAAACTTTGACTACGACAgtggtgctttctttttctctttttttgtctGGCCTCATGGTGGTCGGTTTTTCATGGAGGAACCAACTGTTAACACCTCAAATTTTtgcacatcaaaattgaagcaatgtcaaaattttagaaaaaaaaaatgtgaaaaattgcaatttcaaagccaattttgaatctaaagagcaatttagattcaaattataaatttgagtcgtgacacaaatcccaaagcatgattacgagtccaaactagattcaaattaggatttgaaatccaaatccaattaaaaatgtcatttgaaatccaaatccaattacaaatgtcatttggaatccaaatacaaatatattttggaatccaaatcagattgcaaaattcaaattttgatttaaatctgaGAATTTGATCTAATCCGATCTAGAAGACCATGTGGGACcaacgtgtgggccccacctagctcgtgtggTCAAAAGCCCACCCAAGAGGTCACGCCACCCCTTTTCCAAAATTATCttccttcaattaaaaaatcgTTTTCCAAATGAAATTAATATGGGTTAATAGGAAAAAAGAtacattaatctctctctctctgtcccttagtTAAACAATatcaaattccaaagaagcaataagtgttagaattaaactcacctaacctattTAATCAAAGTAAGTTTGACCTAGGTGCGCCCAAATGTGATGCCAATTTCAGCTAGGCTCGACCTCTATGAACTCAGCTCAGTCAAAAGGGTAGGTCTGTTCCACAACCAAATTAGTAGACAAAAATAGACCTTGACCAGATTGGATCCACTTTGACTAAGagtttcttagctcaaattcattgaattacctcaaacaaagtcaaactattcGCAAATGAGCATCGACTTTGGTCAATTAGtcaaatttgatcaatatgAACAATTTTACCCatctatgatcaaattgagattacaaaaCATAATTTAGGATTTTATGAAATGgaaaatatacatttggatttatcaaattcataaatcaataccaaattaaaattcaatatttcaaaccaaagtttgattcatttgaaatccatcttTAATTATAGATGAAAAGACTCTTTTCGaatcaaatttgatagaattttcaaattttatttaaattttaattaaattgtcataattcaatagCATTTAGAGCTTAacaactaggttttaacctaacaagctcaatttcaaacaaaaaaaaagaagaaaataaggcaaaaccctgtgcaagggcatttttgttcaaaattttggtcaaaggtGGGCAGCTATGTCTAAACCAAGGTAGACCACGCCAAGCTCAGCCCGCCTAGGTCGTGTAAATGAGCTAGGTGTTGACAAATAAGATCTTTAAatcctatttaactcattttacgtGTCCCCAAAGTCTTAAGTGAGTTTTCAAAGTGAGTTAAGGTGGTGGTTGAACCCatctcctcctctatataaacccccCTTGGCAACCAAAGAGGGGGAGGGGAGACCAATTTTGAaggtcttcatcaaattgctgcagctaAGGCggtaggagggagaagccaaggattACTTAGCATTTTCGTAGAGAGAAGCTCTttcttccccactgcaaattccagcaagccattcttcttcttcttgctttgctaaGGTCGAATCCAAGCTCGGATTCTTGCTTAAGATtgtttgatttagaaaacaagtaaagaatAAGATCAAACATCAAGACTGATCGCAAGGTATGTGATTTTAACACATTTCTCATctactttagcttcttgttggttcattttaatttcagcaattcatgggaggaaattattttcattcattttatagCTGGGAATGATATCCAGCTAGAGAAAAACTAcaattaaatgtacatgttaatgcataatgcatgcatgagttggtttttctaaaagataaacccatgaatcaaattttgaaaagggccctaaggccacgtccctttcaaaacaaccagcttaaaaacattttgaacTTTCCACCATGAGAGAGTCCCAtagtgagagagtgattttgctgcaacatatatGACGAAAgagcctattaaggatggatgcattctcatgaatgtgatccacctttgcatggcgaAACTAAGGACAGACTAGCTTGAGCATGTGCTCAcctctttctatttaaagtcattttctttcatgttttttcatttgatcaagggtggtaggagagatttgaaacaagtttccAATCTTCTtatgtaaaagaacccagccatgaatcatcatgattcatgagttatgcgGTCCCTTaattaaatttcattttaaaaagtagaatacatgtatatatatgttgttatatatatatacgtgcaatctcttgttaaaaattattttccttttttaaaatcaggttgcaaactggttttcaaaaaaagaagatcattttgttgattttcatagtacaAAGCTATGAAATCAGTTCAtttcattaaattttcttttattttcagcaATTCAACGTAAAGTGTATGCAAGTTGCTGAAAACATACCATGCTTTATAGGAATTAACGTAATAATGTCAAagttcatatatttgaaatgtcAATTTTCAGCTATAAAGTGGCTATGCTTtgaggaacaataaaaaaatatctaaaccCATCCAATCGGCATCCTAAAACACTTTTTATGGGCTGCTGATCTCATTCATAAATTTTCTAATATGCATTGGATTAATCCTCTCCTaaaatgctgaaaattttcacttttgaacTTCCTAAAAGGAGGATCAACTATtctaaaatcatgaaaaaaaaagtggacgATTCCATCGGtttgaaacctaaaatttgaatagatttgaggAAAATAAGTTTGATGTGCATATTTGGCACAAAagtaaacatatttttgaaagaTGCATTCCTATTGTTGATTTAAACAATCAACTCATGGAAAATCTAGTCAATTTCCAACAACTTGTCGTCTTTATTCAAGAAACAAACTCTCCACTTTCTGCAACATGGATTTGTTTCAACGGGTTTTGAACGATCTTGAGTGACAAAGTTCAACTTGTTTCTGGCACTCAAATAGAGCATTGTAGATTTGGACCATGCCAAATAGTTGCTACCATTTAGAAGTATAGAAGTAATTTTGTTTGTAGGGCTTGGTTGCTCTTGCACGATGATTTTTTTCACCAGTCTACAGTCTACGGGTGGTTTCAAAGTTCACTCTTCTGTCATGATGAAATGAGCAAGTTCCGGCAGACAGGAGATAAGTGAAATGTGCTAGGAATGAACATCAATGCTTTGATGCCAtgttgaaaatgagagaaagaaagagaaccaagaaaagaacacaGATTTTTAAGTGGTTCGGTTCATAGACCGACATCCACAATGAATGCTAGAGCTGCTACCcatttggttttttcttttttttttctttttaattttctctctTTGCTTTACAACTGCATTAAAGATACATGAGGAAGACTAAAATCAATGCAAAAGATTGTTGGATGACTTTGCCTACAAAACTCAAAATGATTGTGAAGAATATCACCAACATATTCTGCAGCAATTCTTCCAACGTTCAAACGATTTCAAGAAGGCAAGAATGAGAATGAAACATTGAGCATGCTGCGCTAGATGTAACGACTACTTTCAACCGAAACTTAACGACTGAACCAGGTTGCTGGTAGTAATTATGGTTCTTATAGAAGCGTCAACTCCATGATAGAGAAACGTAACAGAGACATCTTTGCTTGggacaaaggcaacaaagtaaATTAAAATCTTATGTATGTTTGGAAGATACAAGAACTAACAATCCAGCCCTAACAATTCTTGCACAAACTGAAGGAACGTGTAATACAACAGACAAATGCCAGCCAAAATAGATTATCACCCGTTTGACATTTTGTTCTATATTATTGCCCATCATCCGTGTTTTATTAATTAGTAACATGAAGTTACATGAATGGACCGTAATAAAAATCTTATGAACTTTACAAAGGATGAAACAGACAAGTGATTACTGTTTGAATATGAAAGTGGTTGAAATATCAAAACCTTGTGGTCAAAAAGCAATAGCAGACAGCTACTTCAAAGGGGTTCATGAGAGAGCTACAAGCTCTTTAAACTAATGGTAGGTGAGGTTGTCTCCTTTTCTCCATCTGTTAATCTGGCTCCAACCACGTTCTGCCATTCCAGTACCTCCATTGACCAACAAAGCTGCTCCGAAGATAGACTGAACTCATGCCTATACTGTAGTTCTGAGTACCGTGCACTGCACCAATCTCCTGTCTCTTTCCTTCATCATTTCTCTGAAAGGGACTCTGGCTTGTGATCTTGCCAATGACTCAGACGATTTTGTGCTTTCTCGACCTAAAACAAGGGAATTCgcgagagagaaaatgaaaagaaagtgaggaacggaaaaaaaaaattcccttcAATATAATTCATGACATGAGAAACGAAGCATGCAGAATCCATAACAAGCCCCATCTACATGTTTAGCAAGcaaacaacataaaatataGCATATGTTCAAAAGGGTAGTCACCACAAATCTATCTTAAGTATTACAAatcacaaaccaaaaaaaacatCGTTTTattagatctagatccaacaCTGAATTAACGAATTTATTTAGAACTAAACCCATTGCTAGTTGGATCTCAATCTTGATCCATTATTAAAACAATATTTGGATCACATGTTCCCAAATTGATAAGTCAGTTTGGGTTCCCACGTAAACAGAGATGCATTGACTAATTTTTAGAAGGAAGTGTAGTAGAGTTTGAAGTGTACCTCCTTGTTCCAGTCTGTTCGATAAGTCACCCACATTAGAATGAGGGTCTGCATTACAGTGCCTCCCAGCATACCAGACCATATTCCCTGCATCACATGCCCATGTCATGATTCACAGGCTAGAGCACCATCAATACGactaggggtgggcatcaggCCAGTACCCAACAGGGAGGGCCAAGCCTCAAGCTTGCATTAAAAGCAGTCCGGCTGGGCATCAGGTATGGGGTAGGACTGGGCATCAGGTATGAAGGCCCTGGTATGAGTTGCCCCTACTTATTAACTTGCATTTGCAGTACCCGTGAATTGAATATTGAACATGGAAAAGAAGCAAGAACGTGACAATGAACTTGAAAGAAACATTGAACATTCaaccacataaaatttttaagtaAAAGTGATATCAAAATAATGACCGGTGTCCGACTCCTCTCACCTTAGCGCCTAGATCGAATTTGAAGCCGAGCAATGCACCCAATGGGATGCCTACGACGTAGTAGCACCCAACGTTCACGTAAGCCACAAATGCTTGCCACCCGCAGCCTACGGCAACCCCTATTATATACGCTCATGTTGGAAATTAAGAAGAAATCGAAGAAAGATATCTAAGAAAGTACTGGAAATAATGGGATCGAAGAAAGATATCTAAGAAAAGTACTGGAAATAATGGAATCGTATTGTGACAAGCAAAGTTTGTAAATTGTATTGTGTCTTAGAACTATTGCGTGAGTGGGAGGAGAGCCTCAACCTCAGTAAGATCCTCATTGCAGAACAAAGGGAGGGGGACACATTGATTGAAACCAGCAACCGGCCACCTACTAGTAAGTTTGGGCATCTGGCTGGCCCTGCCCGAGAATGAGTCAGGCCTGGGCTGGCCCGACATCCAAAACCTGGGCCCGGGCCCAGCCCAACTCGAAAAACCCGAGCCCATGCCCAGCCCCGTGCACGACccaattgaatttaaaaatatatttttaaataaaaaaattatataaatataattaattacaatgaaatattataaatttatataaaaattaataaaaaatgtaaaaaactcATTATCGGACCGACCGGGGCTTATCGGGCAACCGGGGCTTATCGGGCCTGTCCGGGTTCCTTTTTTCCGGGCCTGGGCTGAGTCGGGTTGGGTACCGAGTATCCGGCGGCGACCCGACACGATGCCCAGATTTACCTACTAGCTACTGATTTCATTGGTGCACCAATACCCGTGGCCCAAACTTAAACTATATAACTTTTGCTAGAACATCACAATTTTGTCTAAGCATGTCAACCGTTTGATTCatactcaaatttggatcatcTTTTAGCAATGAATTTAGATCCAGCTAGCAATGAATTTAGATCCAGCTAACAGTATAATAACCCACATCTCTACCCATCCCGAGAGCATCTTTATACTGGTATTCCATTTCGGGTGGTTATGGAACTTTAGTATCAGAATTAAAGTTCTACCTATTTAGGTGGAACTTTAACGCCCCTTATAATTTTTCAAGTCATCAAACATTATATGATATAGATGTGTAATGACTGAAATACCCTtatcaaagtaaaaaaataaagtttttaaaaagataaaaagggaattgtagaaaaaaaagcaatattTAGTACCATGTATTCAAACGTTACCTTAATATCGGAACATGGTTTGATATCATGGTTGGTTGTGAAATTGCATTAAAGCAATGTGAACATTTTAACATGCAATATGAACATTTTAACATGTTAACGAAGTTCAATTAAATGAATTCGAAACTTGTTTTATGATTAGATATTATCAAAATATCAATTTATCTCCTTCAGTCCATTGGTCATATTAGCCAAAGAAAGCCATCGACAGAATACAAACAAGGAGTTAACATTGAAGTATGTAGTTACCTGAGAGGACGGGTTGGATGCCATTGAGAAGGAGGGTGAGGGCGAGCAATGGGCAAAGATCAGacaccgccgccgccaccgtCTCTCCCTCTGTGAATGCATAGCTGATGACATGGCGGAGGGCCAGGACGATGGCGGCGGAAATGGCAGAGACGACAAGAGAGACGAGTACTACTATGACGACGGAGAACGATGCGGCCTTGGGGTTGCCGGCGCCCAACTCGTTCCCCACTCTAACGCTGATAAACAAAATTACAGGCAACCGATTAGCCAAGAAAACTAAACAGCATCGACATTACAATCTCTTGTGCTTGTTTTGAAGCTTATTTTCTTGCACTGATTTGATCTGGAAGTGAGTTCTAGTTGTTCAAAATCATCATGTTATTCGTTCGTATTGCCCATTTTTGTGAGAAGCTGTCGAATTAAAACTTACTTTAGCTTGTTGCAGGAAAGCTTCTGTTTTATCAGAACTGAAAGAGCAAATGGAGAAGGACGAAATTGACAGATTGAAATGCGAATCGGCAAGAGAATCAAAATTACCTTGCAGCAGCGTTGAACCCGACGGAGATCATGAAGACCCATCCAGATATTGTCATACTGCAGCCATTGGGGCAGCCAAAATGAGAAGCAAGTCTAGATAGAAAGAGATAGACCCTGTCTGTGTTCAGTCTCAGCGCATGAAACTGGTGACTTTCACTTGGTTTGGTCGAACACTGAGTCATGGGGTCGACTCTGCTATAGATTAAACAATCTTACTTAAGTTTAATCATGTAACTTTAATTTTACGCATTTATATAAGCTCGAGTTTTCTGATAAGCTCTACCTTCCATAAACAAATCGAGTTTAACGGAGCCGAATTTGAGTTGACTTGTTCGTCTTTGTATAGCTCTAGTGTTAGATGTGTGTGCTAAGTGTTAGCTCTGTATCGTATCGGCAAAGAGCTGATTGTGGCATCGAGGCCAGATAAGTGTTGGCGCCGAGAGCTTAAGTTGCCTGATGGAGAGGGAGTACGTACCAGATGGAgagcgagtcgagctcgatctcGGCGTTCTTCAGGAGTCCCGCAAGGAGGACGAGGATCTGGAAGTACCAAGTCTCAAGGCAGAGCATGACGGCGGAGGCGGTGGAGAGCTTGAGGAAGCCGCAGAGGCCAGAGAAGGCTTTGATGGAGAAGCCGGTCCACGTCCGCTTGCAGTTGGGGCTGGTGACGATGTAGACGAACTGGGCGATTACGATGATCCACCAGGAGAGGCTGAGCACCAGCGATGCGCCAAGCAGCCCTAGCCCCATCTTGTAGACGGCCAGCCAGCTGAGGAGGAGGTGGACGAGGAGGGTGGAGGCGGAGATGATGGCGCTGGGGGCGACCAGGCTCTGCGCCTGCATGAACTTCTGGATGGGGAAGTTGATGGCGTAGGCGAATATCTGCGGGATGAGGCCCATCACGAAGACGGATGCCGCGGCGGCGATGGCAGTGGACTCCCCCAAGAAGAGCAGTATCTGCTTGGAGAAGACGTAGATGACGGTGAGGGGGATGCCCGTCAGCGTCAGCAGTATGGCCGATCTCTGCACGTATATCCCGAGCATCTCGTATTTCTTCGCTCCGAATGCCTGGCCGCACAGTGTCTCCACCGCGCTTCCCATCCCCAACTGCATTCATCCATGACCACCATCAGATTCCGGCCCACCGGCGAACCAGGCCGGCGGTCCGCAATTTCTTCCTTCGATTCATTGATCGAGTGACCGTGTTCATATTATTCGTGCCCACCATTAGATGGCAAGGCTGCGGGAGCCGGGGAGAACTTGAACCCTGCAGGCCAAGTTGCAGCGGGCTTTCTGTTGCAAATGAGAGAGATTTCTCGGGAGAAAGCGGCAGCATTTTCACTAGGCTTATTTGTGacgttaaaaagaaaaaaaaaggaagaaggagaagaaaagctTCTTAGATACATTCATTATTCCCATAGTTAAAAAGAAcgtatttttctagaaaataagTTAAAAGTGTGAAAAATAAATGGCCAAAAAAggtaaaacattatttttttgtccaaaagaagaaacaggaaagtttattcctttttcattgttttggtACTTTTCTTACATTTTTAATACTAAactttttgcttctattttaATTTactatttatctatttatttgtatattgtcttattagtttttatttaatttttaaaattttataaatttccaatatttttctgttttttcaagTTTACCTGTTACACCCGTGAAAATTTTGCTATTTAAAACCTCAAAACAATATTTACGACTACATGAAAGTTGCTAAAATAATTAGGCGCATCTCAGAATTGGTGAAACATGGAAGAAAAGGACAAATGAGAGACATATTCGTgcgataaaaaagaaaaaagtcaaaacTGCATTTGAATATAGTTTTCCGATCACGTCTACCCATCTATGAAGTTGGAACCctaaaatatttggatttaattatCCTAAAATGTAAAGATGCAAAGGATCGGAAAGAAGAATTTCAGGTTAGATATATAGTGCAGTTTAAACTCCAATAATGCACAGTTATAGCATATTCATGAATTTGTTCCTTATGGTTTGGATAGAAAAATCATCCGACACTACCGGCAGTGTGTTTAACTAGGCATCCATTATCAGTCTAAATTCAAATAGGCTAGAGGATTTAATATCCTCCTTTATAGCTATCTATACATTTGcaaacaaacaaagaagaaagagggaatCTTTTGTTGACCATCTTCGATAAAAACAAAAGAGGGCAAGAAATGTGTGGCTTTGTGAAGATTCTACTGCGAGAGGTCTCGGTTATGTACACTGAAATCCATGACATTGACACTCTTTGTATATTTTTGGGGTATGGTGGCCCATTCTCAAGACATAAGCGTCATACTTATATGCATAACCAGCTTTCATGTGCAAAAGTTTTCAAttataaaacaatttaaaatagcGTCCGGCTGAAGTGGAGGTCtcggagatttttttttttttttggtcttctCCGATATC
This window of the Nymphaea colorata isolate Beijing-Zhang1983 chromosome 2, ASM883128v2, whole genome shotgun sequence genome carries:
- the LOC116248966 gene encoding protein DETOXIFICATION 40-like isoform X6, which translates into the protein MSSGIGQIDMEEPLLVEQTTNGKPPVPAAPSWSAQLESILNDDGVPWLHRMRAATWVELRLLCNLAAPAVLVYMLNYVMSMATQIFSGHLGNLELAAASLGNTGIQVFAYGLMLGMGSAVETLCGQAFGAKKYEMLGIYVQRSAILLTLTGIPLTVIYVFSKQILLFLGESTAIAAAASVFVMGLIPQIFAYAINFPIQKFMQAQSLVAPSAIISASTLLVHLLLSWLAVYKMGLGLLGASLVLSLSWWIIVIAQFVYIVTSPNCKRTWTGFSIKAFSGLCGFLKLSTASAVMLCLETWYFQILVLLAGLLKNAEIELDSLSICMTISGWVFMISVGFNAAASVRVGNELGAGNPKAASFSVVIVVLVSLVVSAISAAIVLALRHVISYAFTEGETVAAAVSDLCPLLALTLLLNGIQPVLSGCGWQAFVAYVNVGCYYVVGIPLGALLGFKFDLGAKGLHT
- the LOC116248966 gene encoding protein DETOXIFICATION 40-like isoform X4; protein product: MSSGIGQIDMEEPLLVEQTTNGKPPVPAAPSWSAQLESILNDDGVPWLHRMRAATWVELRLLCNLAAPAVLVYMLNYVMSMATQIFSGHLGNLELAAASLGNTGIQVFAYGLMLGMGSAVETLCGQAFGAKKYEMLGIYVQRSAILLTLTGIPLTVIYVFSKQILLFLGESTAIAAAASVFVMGLIPQIFAYAINFPIQKFMQAQSLVAPSAIISASTLLVHLLLSWLAVYKMGLGLLGASLVLSLSWWIIVIAQFVYIVTSPNCKRTWTGFSIKAFSGLCGFLKLSTASAVMLCLETWYFQILVLLAGLLKNAEIELDSLSICMTISGWVFMISVGFNAAASVRVGNELGAGNPKAASFSVVIVVLVSLVVSAISAAIVLALRHVISYAFTEGETVAAAVSDLCPLLALTLLLNGIQPVLSGVAVGCGWQAFVAYVNVGCYYVVGIPLGALLGFKFDLGAKGLHT